GCTGCGAAACAAGATCCAAAAGCTGGGGTGTTAGAGGCCCCAATGCCAGCCGAGCACCAAGGTTTTGAAAGCCAAGACACAGGCCATATTTCAATTGTGGATGGGCAGGGAAATGCTATCGCAATGACGAGTACTGTAGGGACAGGCATGGGGGCCGGTATCATGGTCGATGGTGTGTTGCTTAACGCTCAAATGGCGAACTTTTCGACTACCCCAGAAATCAATAGCAAAGTGGTAAACAACAGTATTCAGCCGGGTAAAAGGCCACGTTCTGCGATCACCCCTGTGATGGTTACAGATGATAAAGATAAGCTTCGTTTGGTGGTCGGCTCTCCGGGCAGTTCTCAGATCCCGGGTTACGTGCTGAAAGTAATCGTGGGAGTACTTGATTGGGGGTTAAGTGCTCAGCAAGCGATTGACTTACCGAACATTCAGTACGGAACTAAGATTGATCGAACCAAGCCATATAACCCTAAAGGTTTGCTGGTGGAGAAAAAAACCTTTGCTGAGACGTTAGTACCTGAATTTATGCAGCAAGGGTATCCAGTACACGTTATTCCTGTGGTTAGCGGTCTCAATGCTGTTGAGATTAAAGCAGGTAAATTGTATGGAGCATCTGACCGTCGCAGAGGGTCATCAGCGTTGGGCGAGTAAATCGCTATCAACCAAGCCGCTTAAGATAAGCGGCTTGGAATACTAGTTATACTTTGCGCACTCGATCCGCTTCTATCGTGGGTGGGGTGAAAGCCTGCGACGTTATCACAGGCTTGATAAATGTTAATCAGCGGTGGTGTTTCGCTCAATGAGTTTGACGGGCACCATCATTCGAACCAAGCTAGTGTTTTTGTTATTGATCTGGTCTACAACTATTTTGACTGACTCACGGGCTAGGCGACGAAAATCCTGACGAAAAGTCGTTAGCTGGTAGCTTAACCATTCCGTTTGCGGGATATTGTCGAACCCAATAACTTGCAAATCTTGCGGTATTTGCAAGCCAAATTCTTGTCGAGCAATGTCCATGACTGCCATGGCTAGGTTATCAGTGGCACAAAATACCGCCTCTGGGCGTTGCTCACTGGCCAACATCGTGCGGATCTTATCGAGTGAACCCGCATAGTCGTATGTTGCTTCTACCACACTTGGTTTATTGCCAGTTAAATCATAAAACTCTGATCTAAAGCCATTTTGTCGTTCATCATTAGTAAACGTTGGCACTTCACCAGTTAGGTATATAGCTTCTTTAACCCCTTTGCTGTGCAGTAACTGCGCAGCTTGCTGGCCCGCTTCATAGTTGTCGCTAATGACGTAGCTGCTCTTGGTCCCTTCCACCACACGAGCATATTGAACGATAGGAATATCGAATTTCTCACACTCTTCATACAAGGTTTTATTCATGGTGGCTGATGCTGCAATGACACCATCGACACGGTACTGGAAAATATTGGGTATGGAGTGGTTGTCTTCTTCATCGATCTGCCAAGGGATCAACACGGCTGAATATCCTTGTTGCTGCAATTCGATCGATATGAGCTGAAGAGTTTTCATATGGATAGGGTAGTCAGCATCAGGGAAAATTAAACCAATCAGTTTAGATTCTTTAGTGGTCAAGCTACGAGCAAATGCATTTGGGCGGTAGCTCAGTGCTTTTGCAGCTTCAAAAACCTTGTTCTTGGTGGCCTCAGAGACACTGCTTCCCGGAACAAATACACGCGAAACAGTAGACTGGGAAACTCCCGCTAGTTTGGCGACATCTTTTGAAGTGACAGTTTGTTTGGTATCAGACATGGGTACGGTTATATGACGTTGAAGAAGTTATAGATTACCACAAATAGGTACGTATTCATTATGATAAGTCTCAATTTAGAAGGTAACTACAGGTTTCTGAACAGATTAAGGTTCACTTTTGGGTTGACCCAAGGTGATAACTAAACGGTAAGCTTCGAGAATACTGAAAAAGCCTTACTGCAAAGTAAGGCTTTATGACATCGCTAACTAAAACAACGCTCAGCTACGTTCCCCTAATAATTGAGTGAATCGATTAGAAGTAGTAGCGCAGACCAGCAGCAAACTGGTCATCATGGTTTTCGTACTTGTTATTTTCGTACTTATCTTTACCTAAGTCGACTTGGTATTCCGTCCAGACAAGGAACTTATCTTTTAGGAAGTGGTATTCCAGACCAGGGATAAGTAGGTTGCGTTCGTAACCATTGGTTTCGTTGTTGCGATCACTTAAGTAGTTGTAGTTCAGTGTAGGGCGAAGACCATTTTCTAGGTGGTAGTAGGTGTAGAACTCGCCACCGATGGTATCAAATAGCACATCAGTGCCACCCTGTTTGACCGCTTCCCAATTTTCACCGACGTGGAAAGTTGCACCAGCATAGAAGCTGCCATCACTGTAGTTGGCACCAAGTAACATGATGCGCATGCTGTCGCCATTTTCGACACCAGTGACGTTACCGTCTAGGTCAGTGATATCGTTTTGTTGGTACGCCGCACCTAATGAAACACCTGCGACTGGCTTATAGGTGATCGAGGCGCTCATTCCGTTCTTTAGGGTTGCTGTCGCATTACCTGCCAGTGCAACTTCTTCACGAGTGGTTTGATAGGTGAAACCATAGTTCACTTTTTCATTTAGTGAGTTACGGTAAGTGATTGAGTTTTCTGCTCGGCCGGTTCCCGAAGCGATGCCCCAATCAGATAGGTTGTATACGCCAGAACCACGGGTACCAAAAACTCGGCCCATATCCGTGTACCAAGCCACGTCGTAGAAAGTAGACCATTGTTTAGTACCAACAGCGATCTTACCGTATTTATCGTGTTCCACACCTGCATAGAGTAAGCGATCGTAGATGTTATCACCGTTTGCGCCTGAGTTGTAACCCCATTCAGCGTGGCCAAAACCTTTCCAGTCATTGTCGAGGTTCATTTGGCCTTTAAGGCCAAAGCGTGAACTGCCGCTGTTCCACTCTCCATTATGCTCTTCACCCTTATCTTGGTAACGAAGATCGAAACGGCCATCCAGTGTTAGGCTGTCGCCAGCATCATTAGTAAAGGTGTGCGCTGCAAAAGCAGAGCTCGTGGTCAATAAGGCGAGAATTGTTGCCGAAAGTGTCGACTTTTTCATGGTATGTCTCTTTATTCTAAGTGAAGAAAGCAGCCGTGCCTTCAGGCACTTTAGGAATAAGTTTTCTATCTTCAGTGATGCCCATCCATGAGGCGAAAAAGTTAGTTAATGCACTGAAAATCATGATCAATTGGCTAAAAATTGGCGGGCTCATGGCCCGCCATTTATTGACTTATAGCGAAGGGTTAAGGATGCTAGAAGTACGCTCAAACACATCTAGACCTTGCTGTTTTAGCCAGTATGGAAGGTCGATTAGTACCCAGTTCTCTGACAGTTTGTCACCGTCGCGGTAGTAAACATCAACTACTTGCATGTCTGCACGTACTTCACCACCAGTCATACCTAGGAAACCACCAATTGGCGTGTTTGATAGGTTTGGCCAACCGAAGAAACAAGAGAAGTTACCTTCTGCGAAACGACATACGTGACCGTTAAACTTCTTATCTTTTAGGTTGTTACGGAATGGAAGTTGGTGCTGTTGTTGGTAACGTGGAATAGTGTAAGAAGCACCGATACCACATGGACCGTACCAGATCATGTCTTCAGACCAGCTCTTAGCTAGAACCTCTGGTGGACAGCCCATTGCACCGCTATCGTTTAGTGCAGACAGGTCATCTACCATCTTGTTAACAAGAGCAAGTGTTGCTACACCTTCTTCTGGTGCTGCATCTTCGAACAGTAGGCCATCGTGGTTACGTGGGCCAGGGTAGACAAAATGCTTGCCCGTTGATGGTGGTAGTGGGTAACAACCCGCTTGATCCATCACACCAAGTAGGTCAAGGAATAGGCCAGTCTTAGTGATCTTACCGTTTTCAACACAGTTAAACTCTGCGTAACGGATGTTCATGATCTTGCCGGTAGGGCGCATGCCAAGGTACTCAGCATCGAATAGGCCCATGAAGTGACCCATGCTCATTACCCAGATTTCACCTGAAGTTACTTCGTTTTCACCACCGATAAAGATGTCTTGACGACGTTGCATACGCGTCATTGATTTCATCAAAGGAGACCAGAAAACGTCAGCGGCTGCTTGTGCGCCCTGCTGCTCACGGAATGGGTAAACACCGCGCCATAGGTAATCTTCAGAGGTATGTTCTTTTAGTACTTGTGCAACGTTTTCGTGAGTTGCGTTTTCCATTGCATCGAAGTAATCACGGACAATGCGTTTCGCTTCTTGATATTTAGACATAATAAACTCTCTATTTTGCTGTCGAGCCAGCTTTCGGAACAGGACTCGGAATGACGTTTTTTATCCGGCTAGCTTGCCAGCCGGACGTTTTGAAATTTCAGTTAAGCTTTTGCCGCTTCGGTATTCTTGTTTTTGTTGAATACGCCGCCTTTTAGTGTCTCTGGCAGTGATAGCCATAGAAGGCCTGCAACGATCCAGACGATTGGTGAGCCCCACATTGCGGTTTGCAGGTCAGTACGCTCTTGGATGAAGATAAGAACCATAGGTGCCCACATGCCGATGATACGACCACCGTGGAACAGTGCTGCGCCGTAGCTTCGAAGGTGTGCAGGGAACAGTTCGGAGAAGTAACCACCCCATACTGCGGAAGAGGACAAACCAAAGTTATAAATCAGACCTAAGATAGCCAGCATGTTTAGGCCACCAATCACCATGTCACCTGGAGCGACAAAGAAGATTGAAACCATGATGCCCGCAAGGATGAAGCCAAAGGCATTAACCTTGCGACCGAATTTGTCTGCAGACCAACCCCAGAACCAAGCACCAAATAGTGAGCCGAACGCTGAAATTGAGAAGATAAGACCGATGGTTGCACCGTCAAACATACGGACGTCACGCAGGTAAGTGGTAACGAAACCGCTGAAGAATTGGAAACCGTAGAAGTTAAGACCTGCCAAAAGCAGACATGTAATGGTGATCTTGCGGTAAGGCTTACTCAGCATTTCGCCCCAAGAACCCTGTTTTACTTTGGTAGTCTCTGTGGAGTCGGCGGCTTGCGCCTGCTCTTCTTCACCGTAAGCGATCACTTTTTTATCGCTAGGTAGAACAAAGATCATTGCTGCAGCAGCGACAAGCGGTGGGATACCACCAACAAGCATTAAGCTTTCCCAAGGTGCATCGATACTAGAGATAAACGCTGCATACGCACCCATTGCCATCAGTGCAACTGAGAACATTGAAGAGGCAAATGCAGTTAACTTACCACGTACGGTTGGTGTAAATAGACCAATCATTAAGCTCACCGCAACGGTGAAGTAGCCACCCAGTGATAAGCCAATGATGAAACGCATTGCCGCCCAAGTGGTGTAGTCGGTGAACATCATGTTAATGATGGTGGCACCACCATTGAGGGCTGTAATAGTAATGAGTGTCGATTTCTTACCAAATTTTGTGGCAAACCAAGCACAACTTAATGCACCAATAAGCGCACCAACGGATTGCCAAGTATAGAACTGGGCAGTATCAGACAGGCTAATCCCATCATACGCCTCGACAATGTAAGGGCGTACGTAGTCAATAATTACAAAGTTGTAACAATAGAAAAAGTAACCAACTAGTATCGCTAGATACGCAGCTACCCTTTGAATCATAGGAACTTCGCTCATGTGTCTTTTGGTAGTCATGACCGATAAACCTCTATTTATTATGGAATTTATTTAATGTTGTCTTTCAGGAAGAGTGTTCACTAGCTGTGCTCTTCATGTTGATTTCGGAATGGATCATAGTTTTTTTTGGTAGGAGTTAACCGTGATCAAAATCAATTTTCAGCTGAATACGTACCCATTTATAAGTTTTGGTGATGAAGATCACATAAAATGGGCTGAATTGAAATTCAGCCCGAAATTTTAGATTATATTAGCGCTTGTTGGTACTTTTTTGGTGTTTTTATCGCCAGAAATACCTTGTTACAGTTATTGCTAAGTATGGATATTGGCACATTAGTTATGAGTAAACTTATAAATGGTTACGTATTCAAGTTTGGTGGTTATTGTAATATATGTATTTATTACGTTAATAATCAGCTATTTAGTTAATGGCCGCTGGAAGGTAAGTGGCGATTTCTCAACAGGGGGAAAGCAATTTGGTTGGTTCACTGCCGGAGTTTCGATATTAGCGACCTACATCAGTGCGATGACATTTGTTGGAATGCCGGGTTGGGTATATAGCTCTGGTATGGAGGCTATGAGCGTCCATTTGAACTATCCGTTGGTGATTTTTTTCTCCGTCATCTTTTTTGTCCCCTTATTCTATCGGTTAGGGCTGACCTCGATATATGAGTATCTTGAGCGTCGGTTTGGTGTCTATGCGAGAACCATTAATTCGATAGTGTTTATCTTAGTCCAGTGCATCTCAGCTGGGGTGATCCTTTATGCCGTTGCGCTGATTTTGGTGCAGGTACTGCCAATCAATATTTCGACGGCGTTTATTGCCATCAGCATATTCACCGCTGTCTATACCTATGCTGGCGGGATATCAACGGTCATTTGGACGGATATGTTGCAGTCGGTGGTGCTGGTGGTCGGCAGTGTTGCCATTTTGGTCATATTGATGACAGAGATAAACACAGGTCAGCAAGTTTCGGTGAGCGACTTGAATATTATTAATCTCGAGTTCGATCTTGGTGTCGATACGACACTTTGGGCAGGTGTGGTTGCCGTGAGTTTCTTGCATCTAAGTGTTTATGGAACAAACCAACTGATCATTCAACGAACTCTTGCCACGAAATGTGAGAAAAGCGCCCAAAAATCGATGCTGCTTTGTGGGTATGGTGCGTTTTTCATCTACTTATTCTTCGCTTTGCTAGGCGTGTTGTTGAACGTCTTTTATCAAGGCCAGTCGTTTGAAAACAGCAATGAAGTCATTTTAGATTTTGTCTTCAACCATACTAACGCCTTTGTGGTTGGATTGATTATTTCGGCGTTGGCTGCGGCGGCTATGTCGACACTTGACTCCACCTACAACTCAATTGCCACGGTAGCAACATCTGATATCTATCGGCGCTTTTTGAACAAAGACGCCAGTAATCAACACTATGAAAAGGTTGCACGCAAAATGAGTTTAATGGCGGCCGCTATGGTGGTTGTGCCTGCTTTACTGGCGGTGTCGAATGAGTCGGTATTGAAAACGATCGCCAGTCTGACCTCAATTTTTGTTGGGATCCGTTTGGGCTCGTTTCTGCTGGGGTTGTTTTGGTCAAAAGCAAATGAAAAAGGTGTTATTGCTGGCAGCGTTGCCAGCGTACTCGTGGTATTTGCCGTTATGCATCAAGATATTGCGTGGCCATGGTTTGCTCCAGTAGGCACGATGGTCTTTCTTGTGGTTGGCGTTTTGGTCAGCCGTCGATGGGGGTCTTTGACCCAAGAGCAGCAGTCCTTTATTCATTATCAAAAACATCTTTTTGCTAAGCCAACGATAAGCCATTACGGGTTGCTAGTGTTTGCTATCGCGACCATCACTGCCTGTATCGTGCTTCCTGATTGGCTTTATGCTGCGCTAACTTAACCGGGTAACTATATGCTTTCTATCTTTGATATTTATAAAATTGGGGTTGGTCCTTCCAGCTCTCACACTAATGGCCCAATGATTGCAGGCCACCATTTCGTGCAGTTGATCGCATCTGATCTAGACCATGTGAGTCGTATTCAGGTGGACTTATATGGTTCGCTATCCTTGACAGGTATTGGCCACCATACTGACCGAGCAGCGATTTTGGGTCTATTGGGTAATAAGCCAGACACTATCCAAATCTCTGCGGCTAACAAAGCGATGAGATGCGCAATTGACCAAGGCACGATGCTTGTCGATGGCCGTCATTCGATAAAGTTCGACTATAAAACTGACATGCTTTTTCATGAGGAAAACCTGCCTCTGCACGAAAACGGTATGACGATTAGCGCTTTTGACTGTCATGGAAACCAAGTGGGTTTTGAAACTTACTACTCGATTGGTGGAGGCTTCATTGCTACTGCGCAAGAGTTACAAACTGGCAGCTCGACACATTCTATCGATGTTGCATTTCCATTCTCCAGTGCCGAAGAAATGTTAGCGCAAGCGGATACCAATGGAATGAGTCTGGGCAGCCTCGTTTTGAGAAATGAGCAGGCGTTTAATGATATGGAGACCATTGATCAGCGTGCTGATCAGATCTGGCAGGTAATGAGCCAATGCATGGAGCGAGGATTTGAAACCGAAGGTATTTTGGACGGCGGTTTGAACGTGGTTCGCCGTGCACCAAGTTTGCTGAAAAAACTCGAAGCGAATGCCGCAATTGAAAATGATCCTATGGAGATCATGGATAGGATTAACCTATTTGCTTTTGCTGTCAGTGAAGAAAATGCTGCTGGTGGACAGGTTGTTACCTCACCAACCAATGGGGCGGCGGGCGTTATTCCTGCCGTGTTGATGTACTACCACCGTTTTATTAAGGCGCTCGATACCAAACAGCTTAAAGACTTTCTCGCCGTCTCTGGGGCGATTGGGATTTTATATAAAACCAATGCGTCAATCTCTGGTGCGGAAGTTGGGTGTCAAGGGGAGGTAGGCGTATCTTCTTCGATGGCAGCAGCAGGCTTAACGGCACTTCGTGGTGGTAGCAATGAGCAGATTTGCATGGCAGCAGAAATTGCCATGGAGCATTCGCTTGGCATGACTTGCGATCCGATTGGTGGTCTAGTGCAAGTTCCATGCATTGAGCGAAACGCAATGGGGGCGATGAAAGCGATCAACGCATCCCGTATGGCGTTAAAGAGAAATAGTAAATGTTTGATCTCTCTTGATAAAGTCATAGAAACCATGTATCAGACAGGCAAAGACATGAACAAGAAATATCGTGAAACCTCGTTGGGAGGTTTGGCCTTGATTCATCTTGCTCCACCTTGTGAATAAAGAGCATTGAGTTCGCTGTCCACACCAAATGCGTGGGCAGCGTTAGTTCACAGTCTGCTATGGTTTAAAGGCATTCACAGCTCATTTTTTGCAAACAGGTTGAGTGTTACTCTTGAGTCGCCTCCGCCAAAAGATCGGTTATCACCTGCTTGTAAGCCTCAACAGGTTGCGCCCCCGTCATTGCGCCTTTCATATCAAACACCACGGTTGGCACAGAGCTGATCCCCAGGTTACGCCAGTGCTGCTGTTCCTGTTCTAGTAGGCGTAATGCAATGGAATCGTCCAAAAATGCCATCGCTTTATCCGCATCAAGCCCAGTATCAATGATCAGCTTTTGGAGTTCTTGTGGGTCTGAAACATCTTTACGTTGGCTAAAGAATGCCTCGAATAACGCCATTTTTAGCTCAGTCTGTTTGTTAAACGACTTGGCATACTCGAGCAGTAAGTGGGCTTTTTTGGTGTTGACCATTTTCATCTCGTCAAAGTAGTCAAAACGAAACCCTAGCTCGCTGCCCAGTTGAGTTAAATTGTCTCTAGCTCGGATACTGTCTTCTTTAGTGGTGCCATACTTGTTGGCAAGGTGCGCCCGAAGGTTCTCACCTTCCTGCGGCATGTTTGGGTTAAGCTCAAAAGGGTGCCACTCAATTTCCACTTGGTATTGAACACCTAGCTCTGTAATTGCTTGCTCCAGGCGTTTATATCCAATCACACACCAAGGGCATACCACATCGGACACGATATCAAGTTTGATGGTTTTACTCATAGTTGCCTACACCGTTAATTTTTATTGATACGGTTTATTATTGGGGCCAGGTTTCATTAATCAACCAGTATGCTTTTGGTAACCTGCCTGTTTTGACCTCAAGCGGTTAATGTTTCCAATGGGTGATTATCTCTGTTCGGGGAAGTCGACCTGCTCACCTTTGCTGGTCAAAATACTGATTTGCTCTGGTTTACCTTGTGCATCCATCCTCAATTCACCAATTGCACTTTGATTGACCAATCGGTAAAACGACTGGTTGCTTGGATGTCTTTTGCTAATTTTCAATCGCTTACGTTTAGTGAACCAGTTGAGTGGAGAGCGTGGGCTATAGAGCAAGGTGTCTACTGTGTCGCAGAATGTGAGTAACTTAGCGGGGAATTGATTTTTAATCCCGCTGCAGGTGATCTGATAAATGTTAGGGCTGTTTTTTCGATAACGAAGTTTCACATCATAGGCAAATGAGTAGTGGACATCGCCCGATAAAATGACGAAGTTAGTTGGCGTCTTGGTATGAGTGAAAATGCTAATTAAGGTGTTTGCGCTTCCCGGGTGCGCCATCCAGTTTTCAGCATCGATCAATAAAGGTTGGCGCAGTATTGTCATCATTTTTTGCAGCGCTTCGATGAACTTCACCCCAAAGATAGGTGCTGCTGAGACCACCACGACTTTGTCCTGATGAAGCAGCTCTTGCTGAAATTCAATTAATCCTTCCCAATCAAGTAGACCAGAAGGTTTGTACATTTTCGACTCTGAGCGCCAGCGACGGGTTCGAGTGTCGAGCACTACAACCTTAGGTG
This portion of the Vibrio sp. SCSIO 43136 genome encodes:
- a CDS encoding sodium/solute symporter (Members of the Solute:Sodium Symporter (SSS), TC 2.A.21 as described in tcdb.org, catalyze solute:Na+ symport. Known solutes for members of the family include sugars, amino acids, nucleosides, inositols, vitamins, urea or anions, depending on the system.), which produces MVTYSSLVVIVIYVFITLIISYLVNGRWKVSGDFSTGGKQFGWFTAGVSILATYISAMTFVGMPGWVYSSGMEAMSVHLNYPLVIFFSVIFFVPLFYRLGLTSIYEYLERRFGVYARTINSIVFILVQCISAGVILYAVALILVQVLPINISTAFIAISIFTAVYTYAGGISTVIWTDMLQSVVLVVGSVAILVILMTEINTGQQVSVSDLNIINLEFDLGVDTTLWAGVVAVSFLHLSVYGTNQLIIQRTLATKCEKSAQKSMLLCGYGAFFIYLFFALLGVLLNVFYQGQSFENSNEVILDFVFNHTNAFVVGLIISALAAAAMSTLDSTYNSIATVATSDIYRRFLNKDASNQHYEKVARKMSLMAAAMVVVPALLAVSNESVLKTIASLTSIFVGIRLGSFLLGLFWSKANEKGVIAGSVASVLVVFAVMHQDIAWPWFAPVGTMVFLVVGVLVSRRWGSLTQEQQSFIHYQKHLFAKPTISHYGLLVFAIATITACIVLPDWLYAALT
- a CDS encoding porin, which encodes MKKSTLSATILALLTTSSAFAAHTFTNDAGDSLTLDGRFDLRYQDKGEEHNGEWNSGSSRFGLKGQMNLDNDWKGFGHAEWGYNSGANGDNIYDRLLYAGVEHDKYGKIAVGTKQWSTFYDVAWYTDMGRVFGTRGSGVYNLSDWGIASGTGRAENSITYRNSLNEKVNYGFTYQTTREEVALAGNATATLKNGMSASITYKPVAGVSLGAAYQQNDITDLDGNVTGVENGDSMRIMLLGANYSDGSFYAGATFHVGENWEAVKQGGTDVLFDTIGGEFYTYYHLENGLRPTLNYNYLSDRNNETNGYERNLLIPGLEYHFLKDKFLVWTEYQVDLGKDKYENNKYENHDDQFAAGLRYYF
- a CDS encoding MFS transporter → MTTKRHMSEVPMIQRVAAYLAILVGYFFYCYNFVIIDYVRPYIVEAYDGISLSDTAQFYTWQSVGALIGALSCAWFATKFGKKSTLITITALNGGATIINMMFTDYTTWAAMRFIIGLSLGGYFTVAVSLMIGLFTPTVRGKLTAFASSMFSVALMAMGAYAAFISSIDAPWESLMLVGGIPPLVAAAAMIFVLPSDKKVIAYGEEEQAQAADSTETTKVKQGSWGEMLSKPYRKITITCLLLAGLNFYGFQFFSGFVTTYLRDVRMFDGATIGLIFSISAFGSLFGAWFWGWSADKFGRKVNAFGFILAGIMVSIFFVAPGDMVIGGLNMLAILGLIYNFGLSSSAVWGGYFSELFPAHLRSYGAALFHGGRIIGMWAPMVLIFIQERTDLQTAMWGSPIVWIVAGLLWLSLPETLKGGVFNKNKNTEAAKA
- a CDS encoding LacI family DNA-binding transcriptional regulator; this encodes MSDTKQTVTSKDVAKLAGVSQSTVSRVFVPGSSVSEATKNKVFEAAKALSYRPNAFARSLTTKESKLIGLIFPDADYPIHMKTLQLISIELQQQGYSAVLIPWQIDEEDNHSIPNIFQYRVDGVIAASATMNKTLYEECEKFDIPIVQYARVVEGTKSSYVISDNYEAGQQAAQLLHSKGVKEAIYLTGEVPTFTNDERQNGFRSEFYDLTGNKPSVVEATYDYAGSLDKIRTMLASEQRPEAVFCATDNLAMAVMDIARQEFGLQIPQDLQVIGFDNIPQTEWLSYQLTTFRQDFRRLARESVKIVVDQINNKNTSLVRMMVPVKLIERNTTAD
- a CDS encoding DsbA family oxidoreductase, translated to MSKTIKLDIVSDVVCPWCVIGYKRLEQAITELGVQYQVEIEWHPFELNPNMPQEGENLRAHLANKYGTTKEDSIRARDNLTQLGSELGFRFDYFDEMKMVNTKKAHLLLEYAKSFNKQTELKMALFEAFFSQRKDVSDPQELQKLIIDTGLDADKAMAFLDDSIALRLLEQEQQHWRNLGISSVPTVVFDMKGAMTGAQPVEAYKQVITDLLAEATQE
- a CDS encoding L-serine ammonia-lyase codes for the protein MLSIFDIYKIGVGPSSSHTNGPMIAGHHFVQLIASDLDHVSRIQVDLYGSLSLTGIGHHTDRAAILGLLGNKPDTIQISAANKAMRCAIDQGTMLVDGRHSIKFDYKTDMLFHEENLPLHENGMTISAFDCHGNQVGFETYYSIGGGFIATAQELQTGSSTHSIDVAFPFSSAEEMLAQADTNGMSLGSLVLRNEQAFNDMETIDQRADQIWQVMSQCMERGFETEGILDGGLNVVRRAPSLLKKLEANAAIENDPMEIMDRINLFAFAVSEENAAGGQVVTSPTNGAAGVIPAVLMYYHRFIKALDTKQLKDFLAVSGAIGILYKTNASISGAEVGCQGEVGVSSSMAAAGLTALRGGSNEQICMAAEIAMEHSLGMTCDPIGGLVQVPCIERNAMGAMKAINASRMALKRNSKCLISLDKVIETMYQTGKDMNKKYRETSLGGLALIHLAPPCE
- a CDS encoding ester cyclase; protein product: MSKYQEAKRIVRDYFDAMENATHENVAQVLKEHTSEDYLWRGVYPFREQQGAQAAADVFWSPLMKSMTRMQRRQDIFIGGENEVTSGEIWVMSMGHFMGLFDAEYLGMRPTGKIMNIRYAEFNCVENGKITKTGLFLDLLGVMDQAGCYPLPPSTGKHFVYPGPRNHDGLLFEDAAPEEGVATLALVNKMVDDLSALNDSGAMGCPPEVLAKSWSEDMIWYGPCGIGASYTIPRYQQQHQLPFRNNLKDKKFNGHVCRFAEGNFSCFFGWPNLSNTPIGGFLGMTGGEVRADMQVVDVYYRDGDKLSENWVLIDLPYWLKQQGLDVFERTSSILNPSL